One Thermococcus sp. M36 genomic window, CACCAGAGCGCGCCCGGTCCCGAAGCCGATTTCCAGAACGGTTTCTCCCCTTCTGATATCGAGAAGTTCCAGCGCCCTGTCCCGGTATCTCCCCTCTGGAAAAGCAAAGAAATCATAGAATCTGCTGATTCTGTCGTAAAGCCTCTTTGCCTGCGCTTTGGTTCGGCACACCCGTGACACTCCCGAGTTCATCCCGTTCGCCCTAGTGAAATCTTACCTTCAGGAATTATTTATGGGTTGCCCACTCCCAGAAGCCTAAACACCCGAACGCGTTCTCTTCCGGTGAACGGCTGAGAACAAAAAGCTCACCTCGGAAGCCCAAGATACCTCGGAGTTCTCTCTTTATACCTCCGATATTCTTCTCCGAAAATACGCTCAAGATACGGCTCCTCAAGCTCAACCACATACGCATGGAATCCGATGACGAACACTGCCGTGAGTAGGAGCGCGAGGAGAGATCGGCCCCTGAGCGATATTCCCAGGAAAATTAAGAACAGCCCCAGATTTTGGGGATTCCTGCTGTAGCGATATATGCCTGTGGTGACGAGCTTTGATGTGTTCAATCCGGACATTCTTTTAAATGAACGAAACTCCAGCACGCCAAGGAGCATTATTGTGAACCCCACGACAATAACCATAAAACCCCCAACCAAGGCAACCGTTGTGTTAATGGGCATCAGCCAGAGCCCCTTCAGCGATGCCCACAGTATCAGGACGAAATGGAGTATATATGATGCCCATACTGCGATGACGACATTGGTGGATAGAGTTTCCCCTTTCTCGTAGATTTTCTTTATCTCCAAAAATATATATCCATCCAGCACCAGCCAGATACCAAAGAGAGTCGCATAAAGCCAGCCCATTCTTTCCCACCCCCATCCGGACTATTTCGGGAAAAATAAACAAAAGGACGCCCGAGACACGGCATCCCTTCACCTCAGTATTCTCATCGCGTTGAAGACCGCTATGAGGGCGACGCCAACGTCTGCAAAGACTGCCTCCCACATCGTCGCCTCCCCGAGGATTCCAAGGCTTATGAAGGCCACCTTGACGCCGAGGGCGAAGACTATGTTCTGCCAGACGATTCTCTGCGTCTTCCTCGCGATCTTTATCCCCTTCGGCAGCTTGGATGGCTTGTCGTCCATTATAACCACGTCGGCGGTCTCTATCGCCGCATCGCTTCCGAGCGCGCCCATCGCAACGCCAACGTCCGCCCTGGCCAAGACGGGAGCATCGTTTATGCCGTCGCCGACGAAGACGACCTTTCCTTGGGCCTCCTTCTCAAGCTCCTCGATGACCCTTACCTTGTCCTCCGGCAACAGCTCCGCATAGAAGCCGTCGAGTCCTATCTGCCTCGCTATCTCCTCCGCGACCTCTTTGTTATCTCCCGTGACCATGACAACCTTCTTAACGCCGAGGCGCTTGAGCTCCTTAACCGCAACGGGCGCGTCCTCTTTTATTTCATCGGAGATTATTATGTAACCCGAGTACCTGCCGTTTATGACCACATGGGCAACGGTGCCCTTAACGCGGCAGGTGTCGTGCTCGATGTTGAACCTGTGGAGGAGCCTGTCGTTTCCGACCATGACCTCGACACCGTCTATCTTCGCCCTGACGCCGTGGCCGGCTATCTCCTCGTACTCCTTTATCTCCGCTTCGTTGATCTCCTTGCCGTAGGCGTCCCTTATGGCCTTGGCAATCGGGTGGTTCGAATGGGCCTCGGCCAGCGCCGCGAACCTTATTATCTCGTCCTCGCTGAAGCCGTTCCGGGTTTCCACCTTGGTAACCTTGAAGACGCCCTTGGTGAGCGTGCCGGTCTTGTCAAAGGCCACTATGCTCGCGTCCTTGAGGGCATCGAGGTAGTTGGAGCCCTTGACGAGTATCCCCTCCTTGGCGGACCGACCAATGCCGCCGAAGTAGCCGAGCGGGATTGAGAGTACGAGCGCACATGGGCACGAGATGACGAGTATCACCAGCGCCCTGTATATCCAGGGGGTAAAGGGGTCGCCGGTTACCAGCGGCGGGACTATGGCTATGAGTGCCGCTATGCCGACAACCGCGGGGGTGTAGTAGTGGGCGAAGCGCGTTATGAACTTCTCCGTCTTGGCCTTCCTCGCGCTGGCGTTCTCGACGAGCTCAAGGATGCGTGAGATGGTGGACTCGCTCAGCTCCTTGGTGACCTTCACTTTGAGGACGCCGGAGAGGTTGACCATGCCGGAAAGGATCTCCTCCCCTTCCTTCACTGTCCTCGGAACGCTCTCGCCGGTCAGGGCGGAGGTGTCAACGGTTGAGATCCCTTCGATTATCACTCCGTCAACCGGGACCCTCTCGCCGGGCTTGATGAGGATAATGTCCCCGACTTTCAGCTCCTCCGGCTTCACCCTGACGACCTCGCCGTTCCTGAGCAGGTTCGCGTACTCCGCCTTGAGGGCCAGAAGGGCCTTTATCGAGCGCCTTGACCTGTCAACGGCCATGTCCTGGAAGAACTCTCCGACGACGTAGAAGAGCATGACCGCCACTCCCTCTGGGTACTCCCTGATGAGGAACGCACCTATGGTAGCGATCGCTATCAGGAAGTTCTCGTCGAAGACGTTGCCGCGGAGGGAGTTGACCACTGCGCTTCTAAGCACCTTCCAGCCGGAGATGAAGTAGCTCACGAGGAAGATGCCGAAGACGAACGCATCGTCTATGCCGTAGTAGTAGCGCATTATTATGCCTATTGCGAAGAGGGCCAGGGAAATCCCGATTTGGTACACCGTTTTCCTGAAGTCCCCCTCGCCGTGCCCATGGCTGTGTCCGTGCCCGTGGTCGTGGCCATGTCCGTGTCCATCCTCTTCGATGACCTCAACGTCCGGCTCGACCTTCTTGATTATCTCCTTGGCCTTCTCAACGTCGCCCTCTATAACCGCCTCCTTCGTGGCGAAGTTCACAACAGCGAACTCGAAGCCCTCTTTCTTCAGGGCCTCCTCTATCTCGTAGGCGCAGCTCGCGCAGTCGAGGCCCTCAAGCTTGAGCTTCTTGGGCATTACCTCACCTCCGAGAGGTGCACCATTGCGGTTCTCAACATCTCCTTGATGTGCTCGTCGTCGAGGCGGTAGAAGACGTTCTTGCCGTCCTTGCGGTAGGCCACGATTTTCCTGTCCTTGAGAATGCGGAGCTGGTGGGAGATTGCCGAGACGGAAAGCTTGGTTATCGCCGAGAGGTCGCAGGTGCAGAGCTCTCCGGCTTCCATGAGCGCGAGCAGGATTTTAAGTCTCGTCGGGTTGCCGAGGGCGTCGAAGAAGTCCGCCATTTCAAGTATGGTCTCCTCTTCGGGGAGCTTTGACTGTGCCTCAAGCACCTTGTCAAGGTGTTCTTCATACACCTTACAGACTTCGGTCATTTTTCATCACCTCTACATTTGAGCATCTGTGCAAATGTTTATAAACCTTTGTCCGGCGGAAGACATATTTAGGAGAAGATAGCAACAGGGCATATGAAAGCCATCGTATCCCCCTCAAAGGGAACGCCCGAGGAAGCGAAGCACTTCGCCAGGCTGATGAGACTTTCCGCGCCCGAATACTTCCCGGCTTTACTCGGTCCAAAGTTCGCGGAGGTGTTTGAGAAGCTTTTCATGGAGAAGAAAAACCTCTTCAGCCACGAGCACGTCGTTTTTGCGAGGTTTGAGGGGAAGATCGCCGGTATGCTGCTGAGCTACGACTGGAGGAGCAAGAAAAAGGAAGAGACACGAACCGGCTGGCTCATGATGAAAACCCTCGGCTTCGACTTTCTCAAGCAGCTACTCGCTTTCATAAGCTCCATCTCAGGAAGCGGGAGACTTGGGGAGGGAGACTACTACATCAGCAACATCGCGGTTTATCAGGAGTTTCGGGGAAAGAAGATAGGGAAGGCACTCATGCTCGAAGCCGAGAGATTGGCCAGGGAGAGCGAAGCAAAAAGGCTGGCGCTCGATGTCGAGAGGGACAACGAAATAGCGATAGCCGTGTACAAAAAGCTCGGCTACACTATCGAGAGGGAGCACGAGATCGAGCTGGGTAGAAAGAAGTACGAGTTCTACAGAATGGTGAAGCCAACGTAGACCTTTCCAAAGTCTGCCTCTTTTGCTGCCTGATAGATCCCACACGGCCTGCAGACCACCATCAGGAAAAAGTTGGGATGAAACATAAGTAGGTTTCACTCCTAGGCTTCCGCTTCCTCTCCGGAGAGCACGTAGACGCCGATGAGCATCAGCAGGCCGAAGAGGACTTTGAGGGGCGTGAGACTCTCGCCAAGGACCAGAAATGCCAAAAATGCCCCCATTAAGGTTGAGGTTGAAAAAATCGCCCCCGTCCGCATGGCCCCGATCTCTCTGAGGGCGAAGAGAAAGAGCACGAGGGAAAAACCTATGCTAAGAGAGCCGACAGTCAGGAGGTAGGGGACGCTTTGGGCAGGGATTTCCAGAGGAACCCCTAGAAGAAACGCAAGCGAGAGGAGCGCGCTTCCACCAAAGAGGCCCTTCAAGGAAGTCACGAGAAGGAGATCGCGCTTGAGGCTAAGGAACTTGCTCAGGTTGTTATCTATGGCCCAGCAGAGGCCAGAGAAAACCACGAGGATGTTTCCAAGGAGGTTCTCGGTGAGACTCGCCTGCCCGGGGTCTTCCGTGGAGACCACCACTGCCCCGGTGAGAATGAGGAGGATTCCCAGACCCGTCCTCTTTGAGGAGCGTTCACCTAGAAAGATGATCGCTATGAGAACCGTGAACAGGGTCTCCGTGTTAAGGAGAATGGAAGCGTTCACCGCGGTGGTCCTTTCGAGGCCGATCATGTAGGAGAGAGGGGCCAGAAACGAGCCGAAGAGAATCACGAACGCCAGTATGAGTGCATCCCGCCCTGAAAAGAACTTCTGCGTTTTGGCTCCGGAGTTTAGCATATCGAGAATCCTATTTTTGAGCGGGGTGTGGCGGAGCAACATAAGGACTATTCCAGCAGTAACGTAGATGCTCCCGGCGACGACTATTGGGTGGACGTCTCTGAGGGCGAGCTTGTTAAGGGTCGAACTCAGCCCAAAAAGAAACGCCGCAAGCAGGGCCCCGACGTAGCCGTAGTGGTGGGTCATGGTAGAAGAGAAGCGAACCGGCCTTATAAAGGTAGTTCACACGAAAAAAGGAAAGGTAGCACGGCGTTACACCTTAAGACACTCACATCGCACAGCAGGGCATCTTCGAGATATCCCCCCGAAACGAGAGCGCCGCCAGCTTTATCGCCTCGCTCATCGTCGGGAAGACGTGGAGAGTCTCTATGACGTCATCAAGGGTCATGCGGCTCCGTAATATCATCACAGCTTCATGGATAATCTCCGCCGCGTTGTGGGCCAGTATGTGAACCCCGAGAATTCTGCCGGTCTCATCGTCCACGACCATCTTAATGAGCCCCCGCTCCTCCCCGATTATCCGGGCCTTCGGGATGCTTGAGAACTCCACGGTATTGCAGACGCATTTTCTCGCCTTTGAGGCCTCGCGGTCGGTCAGCCCGACGCTCGCCAGCTGGGGGTCTGTGAAAACAACCTTTGGAACAACGGAGTAGTTCATCTTAATCTTTTCCCCGCCGAGGGCGTTGCTCGCCGCTACGAAACCCTCGCGGGCGGCAACAGTTTCCAGCATGGGTTCGCCAATGACGTCGCCTGCTCCATAGATGTTCTTTCCAGCCTGCATTGTCTCGTCAACGATAAGAAAGCCCCTTTCGTCCGTTCTAACGTCAAGGTTTTCGAGGCCCAAACCATCTGTGTTTGGGGCCCTTCCTGTTGCGAAGAAGATGTACTCGGCCTCAAAGATCCTCTCCCTCCCGTCAACGACAGCCTCAACAGTTATTCCATCACCGCCCTTTCTCACGGCCTTTGGGACCGCGGACGTGTGTATCTCCACCTCCTCGCTTAGAACTTCCTCAAGCTCCAGCGCCAGCTCCGGTTCCGCCTCAGGCACTATCCTTATGCTCCTCTGGAGGAGTGTTACCCTGCTACCTGCCCCAGCAAAGATTTGGGCAAACTCCAGTGCCTGCGCCCTTCCGCCGATAACTATGACAGAATCGGGAACCTCTCTGAGGTTCAGAGCCTCGACGTGCGTGAGAACCCTGTCCCCAACCTCTTCCAGCCCTTTGAGCGGGATTACCTTTGGTCTTGAGCCGGTTGCTATGAGGGCCTTCTCAAAGCCCAAGACTCTGCCATCGACTTCGACGGTATTCTTGGAGAGAAACCTGGCCGAACTCTCGACGTACTCGACGTTTTCAAGGTTTTCAATGACCTCCTCGTACTTCTTCTTCCTAAGCGTTCTGACGAGCCGGTCTTTTCCCTCAACAAGTTCAGCAAAATCGAACTTCTTCACAGAGAATTTAAGCCCAGGATAAGGGCTGTAGAGGGCCCTGCGCTTGAGCTCAAGGGCGGTGAGCAGGTACTTCGTTGGGACACAGCCAATGTTAACGCAGGTGCCGCCTATCGGCCCCCTGTTGACCATCAGCGTCTTTGCTCCCAGTTCGTCCGCTTTCAGCGCGGCCGCGAAGCCAGCGGCACCGCCACCGACTATAAGAAAATCGTACTCTTCCACCCCAAAACCTCCAGAGATAAAAGAGTGAAGGGAGACCTCAGTGGTGGCAGCCGCCCATGCGGTGCCCCCTGTGGTGGCTGTGGTGGGAGTGCCCGTGGTGAGAGTGGCCCCCCATGTCCCCGATGTACTTCTCGGGGTTCGCCTCGAACTCGGCCTTGCATCCTGGGGAGCAGAAGTAGTAGACCTTTCCGCCATACTCGGCCTTGAACCCGGTGTTCTCGTCGACTTCCATCCCGCAGACGGGGTCAATCGGCATTCAGGCCACCTCCACTTCGTAGCCGTACCTTTCGATGGCCCTGACTATGTCCTCAAGGCGCACCTTCCCAGGGTCAAACTCCACAACGGCCTTCTTTTCCTCAAGGCTAACGTTTCCCTTGGCACCGACGCTCTCTATGGCCTTGGTTATTCTCATGACGCAGTGGCTGCAGCTCATATTCGGTATCTTCAACACGACTTCGGTCATTTGCATCACCGATAATGACTAAGGGCGAAAGCTTATGGGGCTTACCCTTGCCAGAATGGAAACTAGAAACCGAACGTATAAACAAAAGTGAAAGTCACAGGGAGTCGATGATCCTCTTCACCTGCTCCTCCATGGGCCTCATCAGCTCGACCACCTTCTCGCCTGCGATCTTCCAGGCGACGCTCGGCAGGGTTACGCCGAGGTAGTTGCCCTCCTCAGTCCTGTAGCCGAAGCCGGTGCACGGGAGCAGGGCACCTATGTTAGGGTCTACCTTCACAAGCTCCTCAACCAGCTCACTGTGGCAGATGAAGAGCAGGTGATAGTCGGCTATTATTCCATTCTCCGTCTCAGTTATCGCAACGGGGATACGCTCGCCGATGAGCAGAAAGCCCGCTTCCTCCAGCTTTTTCTTGAAGCGCTCCCAGAGGAAGTCGAGATCCTCGTCAAAACGCCTGACGTAGTAGAACTCCATGTCAGCCACCTCCGTTCAGCCCGAAGTTTCGACCATTATGCACCTTCCAAAGCTGTACTCCACGCCTTCCTCATCGAGGAACCTGGCTATCTCATCGCTCTCCGCCCCCGGCTGGAACCAGAGCCTTTTGAAACCCGCTTCAACGGCTTCCTTTGCGACCTGAAGCCCAACGTGGGGCGGAACCACAAAAACTATCACGTCAACGTCCCCGGGAAGCTCTCGAACGCTCCTGTAGCACCTGAGGCCTTCAATCTCATCGTACTTGGGATTAACCGGGAAAACCTCAAAGCCCTTTCCAAGTAGGTCCCTGAGTATCACGTTGCCGTACTTGTCCGGGTTTGGGCTTGCCCCAACGAGAGCTATCCTCCTGAATTCGTTCGCGTTCATTTTCTCCACCACTAGTGAACTAGGCTTCATGCTTTTTATGCATTGCTGGACGAAATAGTTAAATTAGGCCGCACTCTCCGCGGCCCTTCTCTTTCGATCCATGGCTGGCCCCTTACCGTAGGCCCTCAGCACGAGGTAGAGGGCCACCAGCAAGTAGCCGAACTGGACTATCACCCTCCCCCACTCCATGCTTACGGAGTAGCCAAAGAGCACCGCGAAGACCGAGCCTATAGCTCCCTTGTGGTGCCAGACGCTGTCTGATGGAATCCCGAGATCGTAGGCGGTGCTCGCGAAGACGCCCAGGGAATAGCCCTCCTCCTCGGCCCACTCAATAAGCTCGTGTGTTCCGTAGCCAGCAAGGCCAGCGGCGACGAACACGAGCAGTATTGAGCTGAAGTAGAAGAACTTCCTGAGGTCTATCCTCATGCCGAGGCCGTAGATGAGGTACGCCAGGATCAGCGCACCGGCAAGGCCCGCCACAAGGCCCAGCAGGGTTCCCGAGGGGTTCTGGGTCATGAAGGGTGTGAGGAACAGCACCGTCTCAAGCCCCTCTCTAAAAACCACAATGAACGTGAAGCCTATTAAGGCCAGGGAGGCTATGGCAGTGCTCACCTTGCTCTCTATCTCCTCCTTAATGTTCCTGCCCTTCGTCGCCATCCAGTATATCATGGTCGTGAGGACTATGACGGCCAGATACGAGGCTATTCCCTCGAAGAGTTCCTTCTCTCCGAGCCCGCCGTATAACCTCAGTATGCCTATCCCAAGGAGCAGGCTAACCCCGACCGAAAGGGCAGTCCCTATCCACACGTCCTTTATCTGGCCTGCCCTGCCGGTTCTGCGCAGGTAGGCGATTATTATGGCGACTATTATCGCCGCCTCAAGTGCCTCTCTGAAAGTTATGAGGAACGCGCCAACGCTCATGAGTTCACCCCCGAATTCTTTAGGTCAGTCTAAAATTGCTCGGCCAGC contains:
- a CDS encoding isoprenylcysteine carboxylmethyltransferase family protein — translated: MGWLYATLFGIWLVLDGYIFLEIKKIYEKGETLSTNVVIAVWASYILHFVLILWASLKGLWLMPINTTVALVGGFMVIVVGFTIMLLGVLEFRSFKRMSGLNTSKLVTTGIYRYSRNPQNLGLFLIFLGISLRGRSLLALLLTAVFVIGFHAYVVELEEPYLERIFGEEYRRYKERTPRYLGLPR
- a CDS encoding heavy metal translocating P-type ATPase, with the translated sequence MPKKLKLEGLDCASCAYEIEEALKKEGFEFAVVNFATKEAVIEGDVEKAKEIIKKVEPDVEVIEEDGHGHGHDHGHGHSHGHGEGDFRKTVYQIGISLALFAIGIIMRYYYGIDDAFVFGIFLVSYFISGWKVLRSAVVNSLRGNVFDENFLIAIATIGAFLIREYPEGVAVMLFYVVGEFFQDMAVDRSRRSIKALLALKAEYANLLRNGEVVRVKPEELKVGDIILIKPGERVPVDGVIIEGISTVDTSALTGESVPRTVKEGEEILSGMVNLSGVLKVKVTKELSESTISRILELVENASARKAKTEKFITRFAHYYTPAVVGIAALIAIVPPLVTGDPFTPWIYRALVILVISCPCALVLSIPLGYFGGIGRSAKEGILVKGSNYLDALKDASIVAFDKTGTLTKGVFKVTKVETRNGFSEDEIIRFAALAEAHSNHPIAKAIRDAYGKEINEAEIKEYEEIAGHGVRAKIDGVEVMVGNDRLLHRFNIEHDTCRVKGTVAHVVINGRYSGYIIISDEIKEDAPVAVKELKRLGVKKVVMVTGDNKEVAEEIARQIGLDGFYAELLPEDKVRVIEELEKEAQGKVVFVGDGINDAPVLARADVGVAMGALGSDAAIETADVVIMDDKPSKLPKGIKIARKTQRIVWQNIVFALGVKVAFISLGILGEATMWEAVFADVGVALIAVFNAMRILR
- a CDS encoding helix-turn-helix transcriptional regulator, with product MTEVCKVYEEHLDKVLEAQSKLPEEETILEMADFFDALGNPTRLKILLALMEAGELCTCDLSAITKLSVSAISHQLRILKDRKIVAYRKDGKNVFYRLDDEHIKEMLRTAMVHLSEVR
- a CDS encoding N-acetyltransferase, which encodes MKAIVSPSKGTPEEAKHFARLMRLSAPEYFPALLGPKFAEVFEKLFMEKKNLFSHEHVVFARFEGKIAGMLLSYDWRSKKKEETRTGWLMMKTLGFDFLKQLLAFISSISGSGRLGEGDYYISNIAVYQEFRGKKIGKALMLEAERLARESEAKRLALDVERDNEIAIAVYKKLGYTIEREHEIELGRKKYEFYRMVKPT
- a CDS encoding DMT family transporter, which encodes MTHHYGYVGALLAAFLFGLSSTLNKLALRDVHPIVVAGSIYVTAGIVLMLLRHTPLKNRILDMLNSGAKTQKFFSGRDALILAFVILFGSFLAPLSYMIGLERTTAVNASILLNTETLFTVLIAIIFLGERSSKRTGLGILLILTGAVVVSTEDPGQASLTENLLGNILVVFSGLCWAIDNNLSKFLSLKRDLLLVTSLKGLFGGSALLSLAFLLGVPLEIPAQSVPYLLTVGSLSIGFSLVLFLFALREIGAMRTGAIFSTSTLMGAFLAFLVLGESLTPLKVLFGLLMLIGVYVLSGEEAEA
- the merA gene encoding mercury(II) reductase — its product is MEEYDFLIVGGGAAGFAAALKADELGAKTLMVNRGPIGGTCVNIGCVPTKYLLTALELKRRALYSPYPGLKFSVKKFDFAELVEGKDRLVRTLRKKKYEEVIENLENVEYVESSARFLSKNTVEVDGRVLGFEKALIATGSRPKVIPLKGLEEVGDRVLTHVEALNLREVPDSVIVIGGRAQALEFAQIFAGAGSRVTLLQRSIRIVPEAEPELALELEEVLSEEVEIHTSAVPKAVRKGGDGITVEAVVDGRERIFEAEYIFFATGRAPNTDGLGLENLDVRTDERGFLIVDETMQAGKNIYGAGDVIGEPMLETVAAREGFVAASNALGGEKIKMNYSVVPKVVFTDPQLASVGLTDREASKARKCVCNTVEFSSIPKARIIGEERGLIKMVVDDETGRILGVHILAHNAAEIIHEAVMILRSRMTLDDVIETLHVFPTMSEAIKLAALSFRGDISKMPCCAM
- a CDS encoding YHS domain-containing protein; its protein translation is MPIDPVCGMEVDENTGFKAEYGGKVYYFCSPGCKAEFEANPEKYIGDMGGHSHHGHSHHSHHRGHRMGGCHH
- a CDS encoding heavy-metal-associated domain-containing protein; the protein is MTEVVLKIPNMSCSHCVMRITKAIESVGAKGNVSLEEKKAVVEFDPGKVRLEDIVRAIERYGYEVEVA
- a CDS encoding DUF302 domain-containing protein, encoding MEFYYVRRFDEDLDFLWERFKKKLEEAGFLLIGERIPVAITETENGIIADYHLLFICHSELVEELVKVDPNIGALLPCTGFGYRTEEGNYLGVTLPSVAWKIAGEKVVELMRPMEEQVKRIIDSL
- a CDS encoding CoA-binding protein — its product is MNANEFRRIALVGASPNPDKYGNVILRDLLGKGFEVFPVNPKYDEIEGLRCYRSVRELPGDVDVIVFVVPPHVGLQVAKEAVEAGFKRLWFQPGAESDEIARFLDEEGVEYSFGRCIMVETSG
- a CDS encoding FTR1 family protein; this encodes MSVGAFLITFREALEAAIIVAIIIAYLRRTGRAGQIKDVWIGTALSVGVSLLLGIGILRLYGGLGEKELFEGIASYLAVIVLTTMIYWMATKGRNIKEEIESKVSTAIASLALIGFTFIVVFREGLETVLFLTPFMTQNPSGTLLGLVAGLAGALILAYLIYGLGMRIDLRKFFYFSSILLVFVAAGLAGYGTHELIEWAEEEGYSLGVFASTAYDLGIPSDSVWHHKGAIGSVFAVLFGYSVSMEWGRVIVQFGYLLVALYLVLRAYGKGPAMDRKRRAAESAA